A portion of the Stigmatella aurantiaca DW4/3-1 genome contains these proteins:
- the cysD gene encoding sulfate adenylyltransferase subunit CysD: MSESTSAHLSHLTVLEAESIHILRETVAEFANPVMLYSIGKDSQVLLHLARKAFHPAPLPFPLLHVDTTWKFRDMYTFRDQFTAQHGFRLLVHQNRKALAEGINPFDHGSQKYTHAMKTQALLEALAQHGFDAAFGGARRDEEKSRAKERVFSFRDRHGQWDPRRQRPELWNLYNGRIDAGESMRVFPLSNWTELDVWHYILQEKIPVVPLYFAAERPVVERSGNLIMIDDERMRLRPGEKPSMKRVRFRTLGCYPLSGAIESAATTVGEVILEMVNARQSERQGRLIDHDEEGSMELKKREGYF, translated from the coding sequence ATGAGTGAGTCCACATCCGCGCATCTGTCCCACCTCACCGTCCTGGAGGCGGAGAGCATCCACATCCTGCGCGAGACGGTGGCGGAGTTCGCCAATCCGGTGATGCTCTACAGCATTGGCAAGGACTCTCAGGTGCTGCTGCACCTGGCGCGCAAGGCCTTCCACCCGGCACCCCTGCCCTTCCCGCTGCTCCACGTGGACACGACGTGGAAGTTCCGGGACATGTACACCTTCCGGGATCAGTTCACCGCCCAGCATGGCTTCCGGTTGCTCGTGCACCAGAACCGCAAGGCGCTCGCCGAGGGCATCAACCCGTTTGACCATGGCAGCCAGAAGTACACCCACGCGATGAAGACGCAGGCGCTGCTGGAAGCCCTGGCCCAGCACGGCTTCGACGCGGCGTTCGGAGGGGCTCGCCGGGACGAAGAGAAGTCACGCGCCAAGGAGCGCGTCTTCTCCTTCCGGGACCGCCACGGACAGTGGGATCCGCGTCGTCAGCGGCCCGAACTGTGGAACCTCTACAACGGCCGCATCGACGCCGGGGAGAGCATGCGCGTCTTCCCGCTCTCCAACTGGACCGAGCTCGACGTCTGGCACTACATCCTCCAGGAGAAGATCCCCGTCGTGCCGCTCTACTTCGCCGCCGAGCGCCCCGTGGTGGAGCGCAGTGGCAACCTCATCATGATCGACGATGAGCGGATGCGGCTGCGCCCCGGGGAGAAGCCTTCGATGAAGCGGGTGCGCTTCCGGACGCTGGGCTGCTATCCGCTCAGCGGCGCCATCGAGTCCGCCGCCACCACGGTCGGCGAAGTCATCCTGGAAATGGTCAACGCCCGCCAGTCCGAGCGGCAGGGCCGGCTCATCGATCACGACGAAGAAGGCTCGATGGAGCTCAAGAAGCGGGAGGGCTACTTCTAA
- the cobA gene encoding uroporphyrinogen-III C-methyltransferase: protein MSRRTKGCVYLVGAGPGDPGLLTLRAARLLAEADTVVHDRLIHPAVLEHARPHARILYVGKEGGGESVRQEDIHTLLIAQARLGRTVVRLKGGDPFVFGRGGEEALALEAAGIPYEVVPGVSSLAAVPAAAAIPITHRGLSGSVTFATAHRTEGAGAPDWQHLARAETLVLFMAGGRLEETAHALMSAGRAPTTPAAVVEAGTWEHQRVVEAPLSSIAGQAREADVGSPALLVVGAVVSLRSQLRSLAMRPTAADFPLLQVAEGGHE, encoded by the coding sequence ATGAGCCGGCGTACCAAGGGATGTGTCTACCTCGTCGGCGCGGGGCCGGGAGACCCGGGCTTGTTGACGCTTCGCGCGGCACGCCTGCTCGCGGAAGCCGACACCGTGGTGCACGACCGTCTCATCCACCCGGCGGTGCTGGAGCACGCCCGCCCCCACGCCCGCATCCTCTATGTGGGCAAGGAGGGTGGCGGCGAGTCGGTGCGGCAGGAGGACATTCACACCCTGCTCATCGCCCAGGCCCGGCTGGGACGCACCGTGGTGCGGCTCAAGGGGGGAGATCCGTTCGTCTTCGGCCGCGGGGGTGAGGAAGCGCTCGCGCTCGAAGCGGCGGGCATCCCCTACGAGGTCGTCCCGGGCGTCTCCAGCCTGGCGGCCGTTCCCGCGGCGGCGGCCATCCCCATCACCCATCGGGGCCTGTCCGGCTCGGTGACGTTCGCCACCGCGCACCGCACGGAGGGAGCGGGAGCCCCTGACTGGCAGCACCTCGCCCGGGCGGAGACCCTGGTGCTGTTCATGGCGGGGGGCCGCCTGGAAGAGACGGCCCATGCCCTGATGTCGGCGGGACGCGCTCCCACCACCCCCGCCGCCGTGGTGGAGGCAGGCACCTGGGAGCACCAACGCGTGGTCGAAGCCCCCCTGTCCAGCATCGCCGGGCAAGCGCGCGAGGCAGACGTGGGCTCCCCCGCGCTGCTCGTCGTGGGCGCCGTCGTCTCCCTGCGCTCGCAACTGCGCTCGCTGGCCATGAGACCCACGGCCGCGGACTTTCCCCTTTTGCAGGTCGCGGAGGGCGGCCATGAGTGA
- a CDS encoding precorrin-2 dehydrogenase/sirohydrochlorin ferrochelatase family protein codes for MVSASIDYPVCLQLRGKRVLLIGAGLIAESRALQLLEAGARLRMVAPEATDTLRRLASEQRLELLERAYRPGDAAGHALVFVATDDRQVSQAVAEETRALGILLNAADEPDLCDFTLPSVGRRGPITVAVSTQGMAPALARGLRRQLMEHIGRHHVWVARLSGHFREHLPRGAGRSRLLKRLVDDDICGRLARGQRRHAWTCIREELKALGEKT; via the coding sequence ATGGTCTCCGCGTCCATCGACTATCCCGTCTGCCTCCAGTTGCGAGGCAAGCGTGTCCTGCTCATCGGCGCGGGCCTCATCGCCGAGAGCCGAGCCCTCCAGCTTCTCGAGGCGGGAGCCCGGCTGCGCATGGTCGCCCCCGAGGCGACGGACACCCTCCGGCGGCTCGCCTCGGAGCAACGCCTGGAGTTGCTGGAGCGCGCCTACCGCCCCGGAGATGCCGCCGGCCATGCCCTCGTCTTCGTGGCCACGGATGACCGCCAAGTGAGCCAGGCGGTCGCCGAGGAGACGCGGGCGCTCGGCATCCTGCTGAACGCCGCGGATGAGCCGGACCTGTGCGACTTCACGCTGCCCTCGGTGGGGCGGCGGGGGCCCATCACCGTGGCGGTCTCCACCCAGGGCATGGCCCCGGCGCTGGCGCGCGGTCTGCGGCGGCAACTGATGGAGCACATTGGGCGCCACCACGTGTGGGTGGCGCGCCTCAGTGGCCACTTCCGGGAGCACCTGCCCCGGGGGGCGGGCCGCAGCCGCCTGCTGAAGCGGCTGGTGGACGATGACATCTGCGGCCGGCTGGCACGTGGCCAACGCCGGCACGCATGGACCTGCATTCGTGAGGAGCTGAAGGCTTTGGGAGAGAAGACATGA
- a CDS encoding phosphoadenylyl-sulfate reductase, whose translation MSQANPSPSVLSQEEFLAASAELKNAPAEQILTWAEARFGASAAMAVSFGAEDVVLIDLARKHAPSVRLFTLDTGRLPPETYEVSEVLRNRYGLDVETFFPDRERVETLVSTQGHFSFRKSIEARKQCCGIRKVEPLGRALRGRQAWVTGLRREQSVTRTEVEALERDMDHGGLFKLNPLVSWSARQVWSYIQENGVPYNVLHDRGYPSIGCAPCTRAVKPYEDERAGRWWWESAANRECGLHVRR comes from the coding sequence ATGTCGCAGGCGAATCCCTCCCCCAGCGTGTTGTCCCAGGAAGAGTTCCTTGCCGCATCTGCTGAGCTGAAAAACGCCCCCGCCGAGCAGATTCTCACCTGGGCCGAGGCCCGTTTCGGCGCGAGCGCGGCCATGGCGGTGAGCTTCGGGGCCGAGGATGTGGTGCTCATCGATCTGGCGCGAAAGCATGCCCCCAGTGTGCGCCTGTTCACCCTCGACACCGGCCGACTGCCCCCCGAGACGTATGAGGTCAGCGAGGTGCTGCGCAACCGTTACGGGCTGGATGTGGAGACGTTCTTCCCGGACCGGGAGCGCGTGGAGACGCTCGTCTCCACCCAGGGCCATTTCTCCTTCCGCAAGAGCATCGAGGCGCGCAAGCAGTGCTGCGGCATCCGCAAGGTGGAGCCGCTCGGGCGCGCCCTCCGCGGCCGGCAGGCGTGGGTCACGGGGCTGCGCCGCGAGCAGTCCGTGACCCGGACGGAGGTAGAGGCCCTCGAGCGGGACATGGATCACGGCGGCCTCTTCAAGCTCAACCCCCTGGTCTCGTGGAGCGCCCGGCAGGTGTGGAGCTACATCCAGGAGAACGGCGTGCCGTACAACGTCCTCCACGATCGCGGCTACCCCTCCATTGGCTGCGCCCCCTGCACGCGCGCCGTGAAGCCCTACGAGGACGAGCGCGCTGGCCGCTGGTGGTGGGAGTCCGCGGCCAACCGCGAGTGCGGCTTGCACGTGCGCCGCTGA
- a CDS encoding sensor histidine kinase, with amino-acid sequence MTVRWKVLLIVGLTTGLVLLMGLTLLVSTHRGKVSRDRLLLIQGQGESFGRLHQAAEQYLRNLLRTKEQGGNPAGLQKEMQENISQEEAFLQQATSQEKELGMPDRTEEWAETEAALLNLRLWTIDVAEQVRALPEEAKLLTVEKHLLDEFEQTVGRHITAAQEEEFHERRLQLGRSQSRLNGQKWLALILPTLSCALLLGLVLIILPPMDRALKDLMLAARRIGEGNFEVKLPEDRQDELGTLAHAFNQMASELKKTLEEKQRLMKAEAEVTEQQFRHYNALLEETVLTRTAQLEQANTQLQDSLDQLKAAQSQLIFADRLASMGRLAAGVGHEINNPLSYVLSNLNYLHRELQPDREPLSEEEKREMMDALTSAREGAERVRLIVKDLKTLSRPDDMNTEPVDLSEVVRGAVKLAERELRARARLVEDYGHLPRVKGNPTRLGQVFLNLLINAAHAITQGGKEANEIRILTRLSGPGRVQVEVSDTGCGIAQENLPRIFEPFFTTKPAGEGTGMGLSVCHSIITALGGEFHVESELGRGSTFFILLPVMDDTQPDQTEAAPLWP; translated from the coding sequence ATGACGGTCCGTTGGAAGGTGCTCCTGATCGTGGGATTGACCACGGGGCTGGTGCTCCTCATGGGCCTGACACTCCTGGTCTCCACGCACCGGGGCAAGGTGTCGCGAGACCGGCTCCTGCTCATCCAGGGACAGGGCGAGAGCTTCGGGCGCCTGCACCAAGCAGCGGAGCAGTACCTGCGCAACCTGCTGCGAACAAAAGAACAGGGAGGAAACCCCGCCGGGCTCCAGAAGGAGATGCAAGAGAACATCTCCCAGGAAGAGGCCTTCCTCCAGCAGGCCACCTCCCAGGAAAAAGAGCTGGGGATGCCGGATCGCACCGAGGAGTGGGCGGAAACCGAAGCGGCCCTCCTGAACCTGCGCCTCTGGACCATCGACGTCGCGGAGCAGGTGCGCGCCCTCCCCGAGGAGGCAAAGCTGCTCACCGTGGAGAAGCACCTGCTCGATGAGTTCGAGCAGACTGTCGGCCGGCACATCACGGCGGCGCAAGAGGAGGAATTCCATGAGCGGCGCCTGCAACTGGGCAGGTCTCAGAGTCGGCTGAATGGCCAGAAATGGCTGGCGCTCATCCTTCCCACGCTCTCGTGCGCCCTGCTGCTGGGACTGGTGCTCATCATCCTGCCGCCCATGGACAGGGCCTTGAAGGACCTGATGCTGGCGGCGCGCCGCATCGGCGAGGGGAACTTCGAGGTCAAGCTCCCGGAGGACCGCCAGGACGAGTTGGGAACGCTGGCCCATGCGTTCAACCAGATGGCCTCCGAGCTGAAGAAAACGCTCGAGGAGAAGCAGCGGCTCATGAAGGCCGAAGCCGAGGTGACCGAGCAGCAGTTCCGCCACTACAACGCGCTCCTGGAAGAGACGGTCCTCACCCGCACGGCACAGCTGGAGCAGGCCAATACCCAGCTCCAGGACAGCCTGGACCAGCTGAAGGCAGCCCAGTCCCAGTTGATCTTCGCGGACCGGCTGGCCTCCATGGGCCGGCTGGCCGCGGGGGTCGGCCATGAGATCAACAACCCCCTCTCCTATGTCCTCAGCAACCTCAACTACCTGCACCGGGAGTTGCAGCCGGACCGGGAACCGCTCTCCGAGGAAGAGAAGCGGGAGATGATGGATGCGCTGACCTCGGCGCGAGAAGGGGCCGAGCGGGTGCGCCTCATCGTGAAGGACCTCAAGACGCTGTCCCGCCCGGATGACATGAACACGGAGCCGGTGGATCTGAGTGAAGTCGTCCGCGGCGCGGTCAAGCTGGCCGAGCGGGAGCTCCGGGCCCGGGCCCGGCTGGTCGAGGACTACGGCCACCTGCCACGGGTCAAGGGCAACCCGACACGCCTGGGGCAGGTCTTCCTCAACCTCCTCATCAACGCGGCGCATGCCATCACCCAAGGGGGCAAGGAGGCAAACGAGATCCGCATCCTGACCCGCCTCAGCGGTCCCGGCCGTGTGCAGGTGGAGGTGAGCGACACGGGCTGTGGCATCGCCCAGGAGAACCTGCCGCGCATCTTCGAGCCGTTCTTCACCACCAAGCCCGCGGGAGAGGGCACCGGGATGGGCCTCTCGGTCTGCCACAGCATCATCACCGCCCTGGGCGGCGAGTTTCATGTCGAGAGCGAGTTGGGGCGGGGCTCGACCTTCTTCATCCTCTTGCCTGTCATGGACGACACCCAGCCAGATCAGACGGAGGCAGCCCCCCTCTGGCCCTGA
- the grxC gene encoding glutaredoxin 3 yields the protein MLTLAVMVPITLYTKSTCPFSRKAKQLLDEKGARYEEIAIDLDPSKRDEMIAASGGNTTVPQIFIAGRYIGGSDELQRLEDTGQLEALLERSGAQPSL from the coding sequence GTGCTTACCCTGGCAGTCATGGTCCCCATCACGCTCTACACGAAGTCCACCTGCCCATTCTCGCGGAAGGCCAAGCAGCTGCTCGATGAGAAGGGGGCTCGCTACGAGGAGATTGCCATCGATCTCGACCCCTCGAAGAGGGACGAGATGATCGCCGCCTCGGGCGGGAACACGACCGTGCCGCAGATCTTCATCGCGGGCCGTTACATCGGCGGCAGCGACGAATTGCAGAGACTCGAGGACACAGGACAGCTCGAGGCGCTGCTCGAACGCTCGGGCGCTCAACCCAGTCTCTAG
- a CDS encoding alpha amylase C-terminal domain-containing protein, producing the protein MTDTKINRPVLNPATVPAQNKGSASSNAVARQEPRPSEAKKGSEKSAARPARQADGFESARRPSARSADAFETLGRGSPSGVAGSQAAVPVAVAPGVTAQPTKRSITFTYDAGPQSPLTDVKLKGSWDAKGRHSGQWEAEAIPMRSLGNGKWEATVELQDDGLPRNWEWGVSVDGPSGDDQWAVMGEGNLKLDLSKPSASYAPTTSHLMGAQRRGEDLSFQFWAPDAREVQVKVTDPEGNVQRIPLERKEGGDWSTEVKGGWKALEGKSYVYEVVDSTGATSDRPDPYARQMMGEQRGIDRLYLDPMKGREENRYFPGATELMRFTIDDEADAESAYLVLKDANGKPLSKEELHERLGEFDTSLIDKLHGGAFNDFWSKNVEADGRIKMTNEGGAWVSLVNDPGKLAGLRYEFQVFEKDGKGGLRLRDDTDGDGMYSGAERRASAHNDPWSDLLTPSSGVSFRGSVITDPSGFQFQHDNAPREKDPSKWVVYQLHVGSFLGDAKNSDRSTLEDLLGKLDYFKELGVNTLELLPTNEVEGSRNWGYLGVNSLATESSFGFEDEGGRWVSGTEALKRFIDEAHGRGLNVISDVVYNHVHGDYNGMWNLGGPQNPYFNWSKEPGQFEQRDTPWGAVPAYHNPKVKQFFVDHAVQQISELKFDGLRFDFTEPIKGVGGKEGWEMLREINRQVHFVNPNAWTVAEQFDYDPAISRPAQADGTGGGFDAQWYTEYQHRLVNDNSNPGLIQAASRGMRTDMDAFVNLLTRPRGLDEWKKALTIISNHDEVGNAQRTMNTAEGANPSDFPDQWSRNAARFAAGIGFASPGIPMFFQGDESGAQNDFRWGNPSTWDSGWSWESLGKDWNWDKVTFNDGQKATYERLFSLPPEARARDAAYQGLGTEDRQVFEHLAGLAPDARTGAMLDITRKQQFQFYQDAIALRHSSPAFQADAEVKRVYTHNDDSVMAFSRKSGDEEFLVIGSLNRQSLEGYALPLPPGNWKEVLNSDASTYGGNNIGNFGGTLTGGGNTKVNLPAAGYVVLKRV; encoded by the coding sequence GTGACTGACACCAAGATCAACCGGCCGGTTCTGAACCCAGCGACGGTCCCCGCCCAGAACAAGGGGAGTGCTTCCTCCAATGCCGTCGCCCGGCAGGAGCCGCGGCCTTCCGAAGCCAAGAAGGGGTCCGAGAAGAGCGCTGCCCGGCCTGCCCGGCAGGCGGATGGCTTCGAGTCCGCCCGCCGTCCATCGGCCCGGAGCGCGGACGCGTTCGAGACGCTGGGGCGGGGGAGCCCCAGCGGCGTGGCGGGCTCCCAGGCCGCGGTCCCGGTGGCGGTTGCGCCCGGGGTCACGGCGCAGCCCACGAAGCGCTCCATCACCTTCACCTATGACGCGGGGCCGCAGAGCCCGCTCACGGACGTGAAGCTCAAGGGGAGCTGGGATGCCAAGGGTCGTCACAGCGGCCAGTGGGAGGCAGAGGCCATTCCCATGCGCTCGCTGGGCAACGGCAAATGGGAGGCCACGGTGGAGTTGCAGGACGATGGTCTGCCTCGGAATTGGGAGTGGGGCGTCTCCGTGGATGGCCCTTCCGGGGACGATCAGTGGGCGGTGATGGGGGAAGGCAACCTCAAGTTGGATCTCAGCAAGCCGTCGGCGTCCTACGCTCCGACCACCTCCCACCTGATGGGCGCGCAGCGGCGGGGCGAGGATCTCTCGTTCCAGTTCTGGGCGCCGGATGCGCGGGAGGTCCAGGTCAAGGTGACGGATCCCGAGGGCAACGTTCAGCGGATTCCCCTGGAGCGGAAGGAGGGAGGCGATTGGAGCACGGAGGTGAAAGGGGGCTGGAAAGCCCTGGAGGGCAAGTCCTACGTCTATGAGGTGGTGGACTCCACCGGGGCCACCAGCGATCGGCCAGACCCCTACGCCCGGCAGATGATGGGCGAGCAGCGCGGCATCGACCGGCTCTACCTGGACCCGATGAAGGGCCGGGAGGAGAACCGCTATTTCCCGGGCGCCACCGAGCTGATGCGCTTCACCATCGACGACGAGGCCGATGCCGAGAGCGCCTACCTCGTCCTCAAGGACGCCAACGGCAAGCCGCTGTCCAAGGAAGAGCTGCATGAGCGCCTGGGCGAGTTCGACACTTCGCTCATCGACAAGCTGCATGGGGGGGCGTTCAACGACTTCTGGTCGAAGAACGTCGAGGCGGACGGCCGCATCAAGATGACGAACGAGGGCGGTGCCTGGGTCTCACTCGTCAACGACCCCGGGAAGCTGGCGGGCCTGCGCTACGAGTTCCAGGTCTTCGAGAAGGATGGGAAGGGCGGCCTGCGGCTGCGCGACGACACGGACGGGGATGGGATGTACAGCGGGGCGGAGCGCCGGGCCTCGGCGCACAACGATCCCTGGAGTGATTTGCTCACCCCCAGCAGCGGCGTGTCCTTCCGTGGCTCGGTCATCACGGATCCCTCGGGCTTCCAGTTCCAGCACGACAACGCGCCGCGCGAGAAGGATCCGAGCAAGTGGGTGGTGTACCAGCTCCACGTGGGCAGCTTTCTGGGGGATGCGAAGAACTCGGACCGCTCCACCCTGGAGGACCTGCTGGGCAAGCTGGACTACTTCAAGGAACTGGGGGTCAACACGCTGGAGTTGTTGCCGACCAACGAGGTGGAGGGCAGCCGCAACTGGGGCTACCTGGGCGTCAACAGCCTGGCCACGGAGAGCTCGTTCGGGTTCGAGGACGAGGGAGGCCGGTGGGTCAGTGGCACCGAGGCGCTCAAGCGCTTCATCGATGAGGCGCACGGACGAGGGCTCAACGTCATCTCGGACGTCGTCTACAACCACGTCCACGGCGACTACAACGGCATGTGGAACCTGGGCGGCCCTCAGAACCCCTACTTCAACTGGTCCAAGGAACCGGGCCAGTTCGAGCAGCGGGATACCCCCTGGGGCGCGGTGCCCGCCTATCACAACCCCAAGGTGAAGCAGTTCTTCGTGGACCACGCGGTGCAGCAGATCTCCGAGCTGAAGTTCGACGGGCTTCGCTTCGACTTCACCGAGCCCATCAAGGGCGTGGGGGGCAAGGAAGGCTGGGAGATGCTCCGGGAAATCAACCGCCAGGTGCACTTCGTCAATCCCAACGCTTGGACGGTGGCGGAGCAGTTTGACTATGACCCGGCCATCTCACGGCCCGCCCAGGCAGATGGGACCGGTGGTGGCTTCGACGCGCAGTGGTACACCGAGTACCAGCACCGCCTGGTCAACGACAACAGCAACCCAGGCCTCATCCAGGCGGCCTCGCGGGGCATGCGCACGGACATGGATGCCTTCGTGAACCTGCTGACGCGCCCCCGGGGCCTGGACGAGTGGAAGAAGGCGCTCACCATCATCTCCAACCACGATGAGGTGGGAAATGCCCAGCGCACCATGAACACGGCCGAGGGCGCGAACCCGTCGGACTTTCCAGACCAATGGTCCCGCAACGCGGCGCGCTTCGCGGCGGGCATCGGCTTCGCCTCGCCGGGCATCCCCATGTTTTTCCAGGGGGATGAGTCCGGGGCGCAGAACGACTTTCGCTGGGGCAATCCCTCCACGTGGGACAGCGGCTGGAGCTGGGAGTCACTGGGAAAGGATTGGAACTGGGACAAGGTGACCTTCAACGATGGGCAGAAGGCCACCTATGAGCGGCTGTTCTCCCTGCCTCCCGAGGCCCGCGCGCGGGACGCCGCCTATCAGGGGCTGGGGACCGAGGATCGCCAGGTCTTCGAGCACCTGGCGGGGCTCGCGCCAGACGCGCGCACGGGTGCCATGCTGGACATCACCCGGAAGCAGCAGTTCCAGTTCTATCAGGATGCCATTGCGTTGCGTCACTCCAGCCCGGCCTTCCAGGCCGATGCCGAGGTGAAGCGCGTCTACACCCACAACGATGACTCGGTGATGGCGTTCTCCCGCAAGTCTGGCGATGAGGAATTCCTGGTTATCGGCAGCCTCAACCGTCAGAGCTTGGAGGGGTACGCCCTGCCGCTGCCTCCCGGGAACTGGAAGGAGGTGCTGAACAGCGACGCCAGCACCTACGGTGGTAACAATATCGGCAACTTCGGAGGCACGCTCACCGGGGGTGGCAACACGAAGGTCAACCTGCCCGCCGCGGGCTATGTGGTCCTGAAGCGGGTGTAG